One Elephas maximus indicus isolate mEleMax1 chromosome X, mEleMax1 primary haplotype, whole genome shotgun sequence DNA segment encodes these proteins:
- the WAS gene encoding actin nucleation-promoting factor WAS — MSGGTVGGRPGGHGGPGVQQNIPSTLLRDHENQRLFEMLGRKCWTLATAVVQLYLALPPGAEHWTKEHCGAVCFVKDNPQKSYFIRLYGLQAGRMLWEQELYSQLVYSTPTPFFHTFAGDDCQAGLNFADEGEAQSFQALVQEKIRKRNQRQSGDRRQLLPTPAPANEERRGGLPPLPPHPGGDLGGPPAGPPALGLVTVDIQNPDITSSRYRGLPAPGPGPVDKKRSGKKKISKADIGAPSGFKHVSHVGWDPQNGFDVNNLDPDLRSLFSRAGISEAQLTDAETSKLIYDFIEDQGGLEAVRQEMRRQEPLPPPPPPSRGGNQPPRPPTMGGNKGRSGPLPPVPLGGTPPPPTPRGPPPPGRGGPPPPPPPATGRSGPPPPPPPGAGGPPLPPPPPPPPPPPSSGDGPVAPAPPPALGSGGGLAPGGGRGALLDQIRQGIQLNKTPGAPESSALQPPPQSSEGLVGALMHVMQKRSRAIHSSDEGEDQAGDEDEDDEWDD; from the exons ATGAGTGGGGGCACTGTGGGAGGCAGACCTGGGGGCCATGGAGGTCCAGGGGTTCAGCAGAATATACCCTCAACCCTCCTCCGGGACCACGAGAACCAGCGGCTCTTCGAGATGCTTGGAAGGAAATGCTGG ACACTAGCCACCGCGGTTGTTCAGCTATACCTGGCGCTGCCCCCTGGAGCTGAGCACTGGACTAAGGAGCATTGTGGGGCTGTGTGCTTCGTGAAAGATAACCCGCAGAAGTCCTACTTCATCCGACTCTACGGCCTCCAG GCTGGCCGGATGCTCTGGGAACAGGAGCTGTACTCACAGCTGGTCTACTCCACTCCCACCCCCTTCTTCCACACCTTTGCTGGAGAT GACTGCCAAGCAGGGCTGAACTTTGCGGATGAGGGGGAGGCCCAGTCCTTCCAAGCCCTGGTACAGGAGAAGATACGAAAAAGAAATCAGCGGCAAAGTGGAG ACAGACGCCAGCTACTCCCAACACCAGCACCAGCCAATGAGG AGAGAAGAGGAGGgctcccacccctgcccccacacCCAGGTGGAGACCTAGGGG GCCCACCAGCTGGCCCACCGGCCCTGGGGCTGGTGACAGTAGACATCCAGAACCCGGACATCACGAGTTCACGATACCGTGGGCTCCCAGCACCAGGACCTGGCCCAGTTGACAAGAAAcgctcagggaaaaagaagatcaGCAAGGCTGATATCGgtgcacctagtggattcaa ACATGTCAGCCACGTGGGGTGGGACCCCCAGAATGGATTTGAT GTGAATAATCTGGACCCAGATCTCCGGAGCCTGTTCTCCAGAGCAGGGATCAGTGAGGCCCAGCTCACTGATGCAGAGACCTCTAAACTTATCTACGACTTCATTGAGGACCAGGGCGGGCTGGAGGCTGTGCGGCAGGAGATGAGGCGCCAAG AGCCACTTCCACCACCGCCACCCCCATCCCGAGGAGGAAACCAGCCCCCCCGGCCCCCTACTATGGGGGGTAACAAGGGTCGTTCTGGCCCACTGCCCCCTGTACCTTTGGGGGGTACTCCGCCCCCGCCAACACCACGGggacccccacccccaggccgaGGGGgccctccaccaccaccccctccaGCCACTGGACGCTCcggaccaccaccaccaccaccccccggAGCTGGAGGTCCgcccctgccaccaccaccgccaccaccaccacctccacccagCTCTGGAGATGGACCAGTTGCTCCTGCACCCCCTCCTGCTCTGGGGTCTGGGGGAGGCCTGGCCCCTGGTGGGGGTCGGGGGGCACTTTTGGATCAAATCCGGCAGGGAATTCAGCTGAACAAG ACTCCAGGGGCCCCAGAGAGCTCAGCACTGCAGCCACCACCACAGAgctcagaggggctggtgggggcCCTGATGCACGTGATGCAGAAGAGAAGCAGAGCTATCCATTCCTCAG aTGAAGGGGAGGACCAGGCCGGTGATGAGGATGAGGATGATGAATGGGACGATTGA
- the SUV39H1 gene encoding histone-lysine N-methyltransferase SUV39H1 isoform X2 encodes MAENLKGCSVCCKSSWNQLQDLCRLAKLSCPSLGISKRNLYDFEVEYLCDYKKIREQEYYLVKWRGYPDSESTWEPRQNLKCVRILKQFHKDLERELLRRHHRSKPPRHLDPSLANYLVQKAKQRRALRRWEQELNAKRSHLGRITVENEVDLDGPPRAFVYINEYRVGEGITLNQVAVGCECQDCLWAPAGGCCPGASLHKFAYNDQGQVRLRAGLPIYECNSRCRCGYDCPNRVVQKGIRYDLCIFRTADGRGWGVRTLEKIRKNSFVMEYVGEIITSEEAERRGQIYDRQGATYLFDLDYVEDVYTVDAAYYGNISHFVNHSCDPNLQVYNVFIDNLDERLPRIAFFATRTIRAGEELTFDYNMQVDPVDMESTRMDSNFGLAGLPGSPKKRVRIECKCGTESCRKYLF; translated from the exons ATGGCGGAAAATTTAAAAG GCTGCAGCGTGTGTTGCAAGTCTTCTTGGAATCAGCTACAGGACCTGTGCCGCCTGGCCAAGCTCTCCTGCCCTTCCCTCGGTATCTCCAAGAGGAATCTTTATGACTTTGAAGTCGAGTACCTGTGTGACTACAAGAAGATTCGT GAACAGGAGTATTACCTGGTAAAGTGGCGTGGATACCCAGACTCAGAGAGCACCTGGGAGCCACGACAGAATCTCAAGTGTGTACGCATTCTCAAGCAGTTCCACAAGGACTTAGAAAGGGAGCTGCTCCGGCGACACCACCGGTCAAAGCCACCTCGGCACTTGGACCCAAGCTTGGCCAACTACCTGGTGCAGAAGGCCAAGCAGAGGCGGGCACTGCGGCGGTGGGAGCAGGAGCTCAATGCCAAGCGCAGCCACCTGGGACGCATCACAGTGGAGAATGAGGTGGACCTGGACGGGCCTCCTCGGGCCTTTGTGTACATCAATGAGTACCGTGTTGGTGAGGGCATCACGCTCAACCAGGTGGCTGTGGGCTGCGAGTGCCAGGACTGTTTGTGGGCTCCTGCTGGAGGCTGCTGTCCAGGGGCATCACTGCACAAGTTTGCCTACAACGACCAGGGCCAGGTGCGGCTGCGAGCCGGGCTGCCCATCTACGAGTGCAACTCACGCTGCCGCTGCGGCTATGACTGCCCCAATCGCGTGGTACAGAAGGGCATTCGCTACGACCTCTGCATCTTCCGCACAGCTGATGGCCGTGGCTGGGGCGTCCGCACACTGGAGAAGATCCGCAAGAACAGCTTTGTCATGGAGTACGTGGGAGAG ATCATTACCTCAGAAGAGGCGGAGCGGCGGGGCCAGATCTATGACCGTCAGGGCGCCACCTACCTCTTCGACCTGGACTATGTGGAGGATGTGTATACCGTGGATGCCGCCTACTATGGCAACATTTCCCACTTTGTCAACCATAGT TGTGACCCCAACCTGCAGGTGTACAATGTCTTTATAGACAACCTTGATGAGCGGCTGCCACGCATCGCGTTCTTTGCCACAAGGACCATCCGGGCAGGCGAGGAGCTCACCTTTGATTACAACATGCAAG TGGACCCCGTGGACATGGAGAGCACCCGCATGGACTCCAACTTTGGCCTGGCTGGGCTCCCTGGCTCCCCAAAGAAGCGGGTCCGTATTGAATGCAAGTGTGGGACTGAATCCTGCCGCAAATACCTCTTCTAA
- the SUV39H1 gene encoding histone-lysine N-methyltransferase SUV39H1 isoform X1: MGLGERGPGCSVCCKSSWNQLQDLCRLAKLSCPSLGISKRNLYDFEVEYLCDYKKIREQEYYLVKWRGYPDSESTWEPRQNLKCVRILKQFHKDLERELLRRHHRSKPPRHLDPSLANYLVQKAKQRRALRRWEQELNAKRSHLGRITVENEVDLDGPPRAFVYINEYRVGEGITLNQVAVGCECQDCLWAPAGGCCPGASLHKFAYNDQGQVRLRAGLPIYECNSRCRCGYDCPNRVVQKGIRYDLCIFRTADGRGWGVRTLEKIRKNSFVMEYVGEIITSEEAERRGQIYDRQGATYLFDLDYVEDVYTVDAAYYGNISHFVNHSCDPNLQVYNVFIDNLDERLPRIAFFATRTIRAGEELTFDYNMQVDPVDMESTRMDSNFGLAGLPGSPKKRVRIECKCGTESCRKYLF; the protein is encoded by the exons ATGGGGCTCGGGGAGCGCGGGCCTG GCTGCAGCGTGTGTTGCAAGTCTTCTTGGAATCAGCTACAGGACCTGTGCCGCCTGGCCAAGCTCTCCTGCCCTTCCCTCGGTATCTCCAAGAGGAATCTTTATGACTTTGAAGTCGAGTACCTGTGTGACTACAAGAAGATTCGT GAACAGGAGTATTACCTGGTAAAGTGGCGTGGATACCCAGACTCAGAGAGCACCTGGGAGCCACGACAGAATCTCAAGTGTGTACGCATTCTCAAGCAGTTCCACAAGGACTTAGAAAGGGAGCTGCTCCGGCGACACCACCGGTCAAAGCCACCTCGGCACTTGGACCCAAGCTTGGCCAACTACCTGGTGCAGAAGGCCAAGCAGAGGCGGGCACTGCGGCGGTGGGAGCAGGAGCTCAATGCCAAGCGCAGCCACCTGGGACGCATCACAGTGGAGAATGAGGTGGACCTGGACGGGCCTCCTCGGGCCTTTGTGTACATCAATGAGTACCGTGTTGGTGAGGGCATCACGCTCAACCAGGTGGCTGTGGGCTGCGAGTGCCAGGACTGTTTGTGGGCTCCTGCTGGAGGCTGCTGTCCAGGGGCATCACTGCACAAGTTTGCCTACAACGACCAGGGCCAGGTGCGGCTGCGAGCCGGGCTGCCCATCTACGAGTGCAACTCACGCTGCCGCTGCGGCTATGACTGCCCCAATCGCGTGGTACAGAAGGGCATTCGCTACGACCTCTGCATCTTCCGCACAGCTGATGGCCGTGGCTGGGGCGTCCGCACACTGGAGAAGATCCGCAAGAACAGCTTTGTCATGGAGTACGTGGGAGAG ATCATTACCTCAGAAGAGGCGGAGCGGCGGGGCCAGATCTATGACCGTCAGGGCGCCACCTACCTCTTCGACCTGGACTATGTGGAGGATGTGTATACCGTGGATGCCGCCTACTATGGCAACATTTCCCACTTTGTCAACCATAGT TGTGACCCCAACCTGCAGGTGTACAATGTCTTTATAGACAACCTTGATGAGCGGCTGCCACGCATCGCGTTCTTTGCCACAAGGACCATCCGGGCAGGCGAGGAGCTCACCTTTGATTACAACATGCAAG TGGACCCCGTGGACATGGAGAGCACCCGCATGGACTCCAACTTTGGCCTGGCTGGGCTCCCTGGCTCCCCAAAGAAGCGGGTCCGTATTGAATGCAAGTGTGGGACTGAATCCTGCCGCAAATACCTCTTCTAA